In the Persephonella sp. genome, GCAACTTCTGTATCTTTAGCTGTTGCTGAAGACCTGATAGCAACATCTACATAGTCCTGTCCATACTCTTTACTAAGTTCATGGTAGTACTCAAGTATTTTTTCCTTAAGGTCAGGGGGAAACTCTCCGCTCCTTATAAGGTTTCTTACCTTAAGACCATGTCTCTGTAAGTTTTCTACATCATTCACATCAAGATCTTTTAAAACTTCCTTTATCTTTTCTCTTAAGTTATTGTAATCCAGGAAATACCAATAAGCCTCTGATGTTGTTGTAAAACCATTTGGGACATTTACCCCTTTTGAAGATAATGCATTCATCATTTCCCCAAGTGAGGCATTTTTCCCTCCCACAAGGGGGACATCATTCATAGTTACTTCCTTTAGCCATATAACCAGCTTTTTTTCCATTTTTGTTACTTCCATTTTCTCTTTAGAAATAAATATAGGAATATATTTATAACTAACAAAGTGGATTTTGAAAGATCCTTTAGTATAAACTATCAAAATGCATGAATTTTCTATTGTTCAGAGCTTGTTGGGATTGATTGAGGAAAATGCTAAAAAAAACAATGCAAGATCAGTCTCAAAGGTTGTTGTGAAGATAGGTAGGTTATCAGGGATTGAGCCTCACCTTTTAAAAATAGCCT is a window encoding:
- a CDS encoding PEP/pyruvate-binding domain-containing protein, producing MEKKLVIWLKEVTMNDVPLVGGKNASLGEMMNALSSKGVNVPNGFTTTSEAYWYFLDYNNLREKIKEVLKDLDVNDVENLQRHGLKVRNLIRSGEFPPDLKEKILEYYHELSKEYGQDYVDVAIRSSATAKDTEVASFAGHNTIFNTRRKTWFWVKPWPSPTLFWATVGTSFIGTVIAVYGFDLITPVGWKWGIFIWGYAMVWFLFNDTVKVFFFHIYRNRRFAFGRFIGFKKKIKSNEI